TCCAGACGGAGTGCTCCGATCCCATCCTGTTGATCACCACGGTGCCCGGACCATAGTCTCCGGCCTCGTCCGACTGGATGCCATCGAGCACGAGGATGGTTTCGAGCCCCATATGCCGATGACGCGGGACGGCGGCACCGGGCTCGTATTTCAGCAGGGCTACGCCCGGCTGGTCGTCCTCGAAATTCTGGAGCCAGTGCAGGGTGACGCCGGGTCGGAAGGGGCCGAATTCGAGGTTTTTCCAGCTACCCGATGTCAGGTTTTCTCGCGTCGTCTCAGGCATCGGCCAGTCCCTCCAGAATATCGTCGAGATGCGCGGTCCAGCCGACGATCGCCCCTTGCGCGCGGATCATCGCAATGGCTGCGCGCTTGAAGTCCTCGAAATAGCTTTCCGTCGCCTCTTCGCAGAGCAGGCATTCGTAGCCACGATCGTTTGCCTCGCGCATCGTCGTCTGGACGCAAACCTCTGTCGTTACGCCGGCAAACACAAGCTGCTCGATGCCCCTGCTCTTCAGGATGTCGCCGAGGGGCGTGGCGTAAAAAGCGCCTTTGCCGGGCTTTTCGATCACTACCTCACCGGCCACCGGCGCAACCGCTTCGAGGATAGCAGTGCCGGGTTCACCCGATATGAGAACCCGTCCCATCGGTCCTTCGTCGCCAATACGCAGTGCCGGATTACCGCGATTGCGCTTGGCAGCCGGCAGGTCGGAGAGATCAGGCCGATGACATTCCATGGTGTGGATGACAGGCAGCCCAGCCGCGCGGAAGCCTTCGATCAGCGTTGCGACATCGGGGACGATGCGGGCGATGCGGCCGACATCGTTGCCAAGGCTCTCGCCGAAGCCGCCGGGCTCTGCAAAATCACGCTGCATGTCGATGACGATGAGCGCAATCCTGTCCCGTTTGAGCGGAAAGGCGAATGGCTGTGCATTGATCCCGGCCATCAGTGGTGTCCCGCCATGTGCGCGCCGATGACAGCGACATCTGCGTCTCGGATCGGCGTCTCATAGACGAGCTTGCCGTCTGACATCACCATGATGCGGTCCGACATCTCCAGGAGTTCGTCGAGATCCTCGGACAGCAGCAGCACGGCGGTGCCGGCGTTGCGCGCCCTCATGATGCGTGCCCGGATTTCGGCTACCGCCGAGAAGTCGAGGCCGAAGCATGGATTGGAGACGATCAGCAGATCGACCTCGCCCGTCAGTTCGCGGGCGAGCACCGCGCGCTGGATGTTTCCACCGGAGAGCGAGGCGATCGGCGACGAAGCCGAGGCGGTTTTCACTTTGAAATCGGCGATCAGCGCCTCAGCGCGCTTGCGCATCGATGTCTTGTCGAGCCAGGAGACCTTGCGCCCGGTCTTGTCCTTGACGTCGAACGTGCGGAACGCGAGGTTTTCCGTC
This genomic interval from Rhizobium tumorigenes contains the following:
- a CDS encoding cupin domain-containing protein, whose product is MPETTRENLTSGSWKNLEFGPFRPGVTLHWLQNFEDDQPGVALLKYEPGAAVPRHRHMGLETILVLDGIQSDEAGDYGPGTVVINRMGSEHSVWTKTGCVVLIQWDRPVMILEESNND
- a CDS encoding cysteine hydrolase family protein, translating into MAGINAQPFAFPLKRDRIALIVIDMQRDFAEPGGFGESLGNDVGRIARIVPDVATLIEGFRAAGLPVIHTMECHRPDLSDLPAAKRNRGNPALRIGDEGPMGRVLISGEPGTAILEAVAPVAGEVVIEKPGKGAFYATPLGDILKSRGIEQLVFAGVTTEVCVQTTMREANDRGYECLLCEEATESYFEDFKRAAIAMIRAQGAIVGWTAHLDDILEGLADA